In one window of Zhongshania aliphaticivorans DNA:
- the murD gene encoding UDP-N-acetylmuramoyl-L-alanine--D-glutamate ligase, whose translation MNLIASDNRRIVIGLGKTGLSIARYFSKQGLSFTVADSRDIPPGLDVFRKEFPGIELILGKFDEKQFLSATELVISPGISLAEPAIAAAKENGVHISGDIEWFCREANAPIIAITGSNGKSTVTTLVGEMAVCSGRKVAVGGNLGVPALDLLNDENELYVLELSSFQLERCASVGAEVATVLNVSEDHLDHHGSLLNYHQAKHKIFRDCKQVVVNRDDPLSTPLIPDDVVRWSFGSGRSDFRAFGIVEQDGQQYLALAREPLLAVNAMKITGSHNVNNALAALAIGSAVGLPIPAMLTALCDFTGLKHRCEFIAEIQGVRYFNDSKGTNVGATVSALGGLADEGKVVLIAGGVDKGADFSPLMDALESHGRAAIFIGEMALTLMTMLADRIPNVISETMSDAVSNACEYALPGDVVLLSPACASFDMFDNYEHRGNVYTDAVLALAGGESV comes from the coding sequence GTGAATTTAATCGCATCTGATAATAGACGGATTGTTATTGGTTTGGGAAAAACCGGGCTTTCTATCGCCCGTTATTTTTCAAAGCAAGGTCTATCGTTTACGGTGGCAGATAGTCGCGATATTCCGCCAGGATTAGATGTGTTTAGAAAAGAGTTTCCTGGTATTGAGCTCATATTGGGTAAGTTTGACGAGAAGCAATTTTTATCGGCAACAGAGCTTGTGATCAGCCCGGGTATTTCATTGGCGGAGCCAGCGATTGCTGCCGCTAAGGAAAACGGTGTTCATATCTCTGGTGATATTGAATGGTTTTGTCGTGAGGCGAACGCACCGATAATTGCAATTACCGGTTCAAATGGTAAGAGCACAGTGACAACTTTAGTCGGGGAAATGGCTGTTTGCAGTGGTCGCAAAGTGGCCGTTGGTGGAAACCTTGGGGTGCCAGCCTTAGATTTACTTAATGATGAAAATGAGCTCTATGTGCTGGAGCTATCTTCATTTCAGTTGGAGCGCTGTGCATCCGTAGGTGCGGAAGTCGCAACGGTATTAAATGTAAGTGAAGATCACCTCGATCATCACGGCAGTCTTCTTAATTATCATCAAGCAAAACATAAAATATTCAGGGATTGTAAGCAGGTCGTTGTTAACAGAGATGACCCGCTTAGTACGCCGCTTATTCCTGATGATGTGGTGCGGTGGAGTTTTGGTTCTGGGCGTTCAGATTTCCGAGCATTTGGAATCGTTGAGCAGGACGGGCAGCAATATTTGGCGCTAGCGAGAGAGCCGCTGTTAGCAGTAAACGCAATGAAGATCACTGGCAGTCACAATGTTAACAATGCCCTAGCCGCACTCGCTATAGGTAGCGCAGTTGGCTTGCCAATCCCTGCGATGTTAACAGCGTTATGCGATTTTACAGGTCTAAAACACCGCTGTGAATTTATTGCCGAGATACAAGGTGTGCGTTATTTCAACGACTCAAAGGGTACTAACGTAGGCGCGACAGTGTCGGCGCTAGGTGGTTTGGCCGATGAGGGAAAAGTTGTTCTTATCGCCGGTGGTGTCGATAAGGGAGCAGACTTTTCGCCGTTAATGGATGCGCTTGAATCGCATGGGCGGGCTGCCATTTTTATTGGTGAAATGGCGCTAACACTAATGACGATGCTTGCAGATCGTATTCCTAATGTCATTAGTGAAACCATGTCTGATGCAGTGAGCAATGCTTGTGAATATGCTTTGCCTGGTGACGTGGTGCTGTTGTCTCCGGCCTGCGCAAGCTTTGATATGTTTGATAATTATGAACATCGAGGCAATGTGTATACCGATGCTGTGCTGGCATTAGCTGGAGGTGAGTCAGTATGA